The following nucleotide sequence is from Paracrocinitomix mangrovi.
TGAGTTGATTATGACGGCAGGTATGATTTCAGCTGAAGAAGCTATGTCTTGGGGATTGGTAAATCACGTAGTGCCGCAAGCTGAATTGATGGATTTGGCAAAGAAAATCGCTTCCAAAATATTGAATAATTCACCTAACGCAATTGCTGCTGCTATTAGAGCGGTTAATGCAGGTTATCAAGAAGGTGTGGACGGAATGAAAGCCGAAATTGAAGAGTTTGGAAAATGCTTTGGAACTCCTGAATTTATTGAAGGAACTACAGCATTTGTAGAAAAGAGAAAAGCAGAGTTTAGAAAATAAACTTTGCGGTCCTATTGGACTGAATAATAATGAGCACGATTAAGAAATTAGCCGGTCAAACCGCCATTTATGGTGTGTCGTCTATCCTTGGTAGATTGCTCAATTATTTGCTGGTGCCGCTTCACACTTATGATGGAATTGGGTTTGATAAATCTCAATATGGAATCATCAGTGAGTTTTATGCTTTTGTAGCTTTTTTTATAGTTCTGCTCACTTTTGGAATGGAGACCACTTTTTTCAGATTTGTCAATAAGTCTGAAGACAAAGAAGGTACCTTTAATAAGGCCGCCTCTATAGTAGTGGCTTTAAGCTCTATTTTCCTGATTTCGGTTATTGTTTTTTCTCAAAGTATTGCCAATTGGATGGGCTACCCGGACATGTCCAACTTTGTGATTTGGTTCGGAGCGATTTTAGCTGTAGATGCCACTTCTTCTATGTTTTTAGCCAAGTTAAGACAAGAAGATAAAGCTGTAAAGTTCGCCATTGTGCAGTTGAGTTCAATAGGTGTGAATATTTTGCTGAACGTTATCTTTATTCTTGGATTTTATGATGCAGCAAACCCTGAAGCTTCAATGGGAATTGGTTTCGTATTCCTGGCAAATTTGATAGCCAGTTTTGTGAAACCGCTCATCTTGTACAAAGAGGTATCTACTTTCAGATTTATTTGGGATAAAACAGTGTCAAAAGCAATGGTTGTTTTCGCTTTACCATTGGCTGTTGCTGGTTTTGCCGGGATAATCAATGAAACCTTAGATCGTATATTGATCAAGCGATTGTTAATGGGTGACGGTTCTCCTGAAGCTTTAAAATATGCTCAAGAGCAGGTTGGAATTTATTCGGCCAACTATAAATTATCTATTCTAATTACCCTTTTCATTCAGGCTTTTAGATATGCGGCAGAGCCATTCTTTTTTGCGCAAGAGAAAAATGAAAACAAGGACAAAGTGTATTCTAAAGTAATGACCTATTTTATCATTGTAGTGTCTCTAATGTTTTTGGTGATTGCATTGAATCTGCACATTTTCAAATGGTTTATTCCTAATGAAGGTTTCCATGAAGGATTAAAGGTGGTGCCTATTTTATTATTGGCAAATATCTGTTTGGGAATTTATTACAATCAATCAATCTGGTATAAGTTGGCAGATAAAACCATTTATGGTGCTTACATAGCAATAGGTGGAGCAGTTATAACTATAGTATTGAATTTATTGTTGATTCCGGTTTTAGGATATGAAGGTTCTGCCTGGACAACTTTAGCCACATATTTCTCAATGATGGTGGCCTCGCATTATTTTGGACAAAAAATATATCCGATAAAGTACAATTTGAGAAAAGCAGCTTTGTTTACTTTTTCCGCTTTGGTTTTGTACTTTATCGGATCATTGATTCCAACAGACAATTTTTGGGTAGGCACCATTTTAAGAGGCCTGGTTGTACTTGTCTATGTCGGAATAATTTTCTTTTTTGAGCGCCCTTTAAAGGAGCTTAGAAGAAAATAACTATTCAATTATTAGTTTTTTAATACAATTACCCTTTTCTGTTTTCACATGTAAAAGGTAAATCCCATATTCCAAATCTAATTGAATGAAGTTGGATGAAGCGGTTGAATTACCTAATTGTACAAGACTACCTTTTGTATCGTAAATCAAATAGTCAAAAGGTGCTCCGGCATCAATAAAAACATTTTCTGTTGCAGGATTTGGATAAACAATCACTTTTATTTCCTCTGTAATTTCAGGAGTTGATGCAAACAATTGGCTACAAGGTGTAATGTTGTTGTCATAATAATCTTGTACAAAATCAGTAGTAGTGTATAAGTTGTTTACGTTGGCTAAATTATCTGTGCTGTCATTATT
It contains:
- a CDS encoding polysaccharide biosynthesis C-terminal domain-containing protein; this translates as MSTIKKLAGQTAIYGVSSILGRLLNYLLVPLHTYDGIGFDKSQYGIISEFYAFVAFFIVLLTFGMETTFFRFVNKSEDKEGTFNKAASIVVALSSIFLISVIVFSQSIANWMGYPDMSNFVIWFGAILAVDATSSMFLAKLRQEDKAVKFAIVQLSSIGVNILLNVIFILGFYDAANPEASMGIGFVFLANLIASFVKPLILYKEVSTFRFIWDKTVSKAMVVFALPLAVAGFAGIINETLDRILIKRLLMGDGSPEALKYAQEQVGIYSANYKLSILITLFIQAFRYAAEPFFFAQEKNENKDKVYSKVMTYFIIVVSLMFLVIALNLHIFKWFIPNEGFHEGLKVVPILLLANICLGIYYNQSIWYKLADKTIYGAYIAIGGAVITIVLNLLLIPVLGYEGSAWTTLATYFSMMVASHYFGQKIYPIKYNLRKAALFTFSALVLYFIGSLIPTDNFWVGTILRGLVVLVYVGIIFFFERPLKELRRK